A single Clavibacter nebraskensis NCPPB 2581 DNA region contains:
- a CDS encoding response regulator, which produces MPTPPIRVALVDDQALFRTGVRMLISSQPDLEFAGEAANGQEAVELARTEHPDVILMDIRMPVMDGIQATAEVLRAADARGDRTPRVLVLTTFDLDESAARAIRAGASGFVLKDADPEFLLAAIRTVHAGNSVIAASATRQLLEHFDPGSRPRVAPPAFASLTSREREIFVLAARGLSNAEIAQAEFLSEATVKTHVSRILAKLSLRDRVQLVVFAFEHRLNGSPTQG; this is translated from the coding sequence GTGCCCACCCCACCCATCCGCGTCGCCCTGGTCGACGACCAGGCCCTGTTCCGCACGGGCGTCCGCATGCTCATCTCCTCGCAGCCCGACCTGGAGTTCGCGGGCGAGGCCGCCAACGGCCAGGAGGCCGTCGAGCTCGCGCGCACCGAGCACCCCGACGTGATCCTCATGGACATCCGCATGCCCGTCATGGACGGGATCCAGGCCACGGCCGAGGTCCTGCGCGCGGCGGACGCGCGGGGGGACCGCACGCCGCGCGTCCTCGTGCTGACGACCTTCGACCTCGACGAGAGCGCCGCGCGCGCGATCCGGGCGGGGGCGAGCGGCTTCGTGCTGAAGGACGCCGACCCCGAGTTCCTCCTCGCCGCGATCCGCACCGTCCACGCGGGCAACTCCGTCATCGCGGCGTCCGCCACCCGCCAGCTGCTCGAGCACTTCGACCCGGGATCCCGGCCCCGGGTCGCCCCGCCCGCGTTCGCGTCGCTCACCTCGCGCGAGCGGGAGATCTTCGTCCTCGCGGCGCGCGGGCTCAGCAACGCGGAGATCGCGCAAGCGGAGTTCCTCAGCGAGGCGACGGTGAAGACGCACGTGAGCCGCATCCTCGCGAAGCTCAGCCTCCGCGACCGCGTGCAGCTCGTGGTCTTCGCCTTCGAGCACCGGTTGAACGGATCCCCGACCCAGGGCTAG
- a CDS encoding alpha/beta hydrolase, whose translation MLYDLEDLSLLSPSTITATTLAPVFGIVLLAVVARRARQTTGARAADPRRTAGELALGALIGALGGLALAFVLGDVMDLFGVVLSLPTRGWTAIGGMGLGILVVAFARSGRSVTGVGGTGRPTRRLRVLHRVLAVLVVPMVVLTSAIGINSDLQEYPNVAAAFGLTRVGPLDTTDLPSAQPADGEPAPDSTVPIEESWTPGEELPAHGRVGSVAIPGTQSGFTARHAIVYLPPAALVPDAPQLPVLIAMSGQPGKPLDLLASGRFDSFLDAYAAGHHGLAPIVVMPDQLGASDANPMCIDSPLGNSETYLTVDVPAWIRANLRVLDDRTSWALLGFSQGGTCAVQLGAAHPDLFGSFVDISGEIGPWAGPKTIDVAFGGSQDRYAASIPSAVMASRAPYADTQAVFCVGEEDSGYRPGVEQVEAAAVAAGIDARLSIAPGSSHDWGTVKWCTADALPTLGQRLGLTR comes from the coding sequence GTGCTTTACGATCTCGAAGACCTGTCGCTGCTGAGCCCGTCGACGATCACGGCCACCACGCTCGCGCCCGTGTTCGGCATCGTCCTCCTCGCCGTCGTGGCCCGTCGTGCGCGCCAGACGACGGGCGCGCGCGCCGCGGATCCCCGGCGCACGGCCGGCGAGCTCGCCCTGGGCGCCCTCATCGGCGCGCTGGGCGGCCTGGCCCTCGCCTTCGTCCTCGGCGACGTGATGGACCTGTTCGGGGTGGTCCTGTCCCTGCCGACGCGCGGCTGGACGGCGATCGGCGGCATGGGGCTCGGCATCCTCGTCGTCGCCTTCGCGCGCAGCGGCCGCAGCGTCACCGGGGTGGGCGGCACCGGGCGGCCGACGCGCCGTCTCCGCGTCCTGCACCGCGTGCTCGCCGTGCTCGTGGTGCCGATGGTCGTGCTCACCTCCGCCATCGGCATCAACTCGGACCTGCAGGAGTACCCGAACGTGGCGGCGGCCTTCGGCCTCACCCGCGTCGGTCCGCTCGACACGACCGACCTCCCGTCGGCCCAGCCCGCGGACGGAGAGCCGGCCCCGGACTCCACGGTGCCGATCGAGGAGTCGTGGACTCCGGGCGAAGAGCTCCCCGCCCACGGCCGCGTCGGATCCGTCGCCATCCCGGGCACGCAGTCGGGCTTCACGGCGCGCCACGCCATCGTCTACCTCCCGCCCGCGGCGCTCGTGCCGGACGCCCCTCAGCTCCCCGTGCTCATCGCCATGTCGGGGCAGCCGGGCAAGCCACTCGACCTGCTCGCGTCCGGCCGCTTCGACTCGTTCCTCGACGCCTACGCCGCGGGCCACCACGGCCTCGCACCCATCGTGGTCATGCCCGACCAGCTGGGCGCGTCGGACGCGAACCCCATGTGCATCGACTCGCCCCTCGGCAACTCGGAGACCTACCTCACGGTCGACGTGCCCGCCTGGATCCGCGCGAACCTGCGCGTGCTGGACGATCGCACGTCGTGGGCGCTGCTCGGCTTCTCGCAGGGCGGCACGTGCGCCGTGCAGCTCGGGGCCGCGCATCCCGATCTGTTCGGCTCCTTCGTGGACATCTCCGGCGAGATCGGCCCGTGGGCGGGCCCGAAGACCATCGACGTCGCCTTCGGCGGGTCGCAAGACAGGTACGCGGCATCGATCCCGTCGGCCGTCATGGCCAGCCGGGCCCCCTACGCCGACACCCAGGCCGTGTTCTGCGTGGGCGAGGAGGACTCCGGGTACCGTCCCGGTGTGGAGCAGGTGGAGGCGGCCGCCGTCGCCGCCGGGATCGACGCGCGGCTGAGCATCGCGCCCGGCAGCTCGCACGACTGGGGGACGGTGAAGTGGTGCACGGCCGACGCCCTCCCCACCCTCGGTCAGCGTCTGGGGCTCACCCGATGA
- a CDS encoding bifunctional lysylphosphatidylglycerol flippase/synthetase MprF, with translation MTARPRFLTLQGAARALLTRLVAQPVTLGIAAVILLLAVLPAVSATWRRVVHHELATGYEAVVERGHWWTTATAAFLTDGPVELVVSLLAVLVLVGVAEHLMGWWRTLLGFVLTGTVGSLLGIAVQAQGLVDGELWSHGVRGIATADPLTAVAGVLALSSAWAGVLWRRRIRVVLGVVVLVFLLYSGQPSDLYRLLAILVGGVVGALLHRPAGGALWQRSSHHEVRVMLAAVVAILGTGPVIALLSRSRYGPLAPIALLFVDDRVPGDAISTRCLSSDFTHDCLQEIMLARIGGGAGPILLSVAPLLALLVAAYGLARGRRFAVWLAVSVNLLLAVLSAYAFGMLVHRDMVSPRLSASPSAHPEAVAALIASVALPLGSAIVLVLLRRHFTILSTAPAIRRFLVTTGVALAGLMALFVATGLALSDAFTRPVDLNDLLAEAPDRFIPASFLRGESLDFLPTDPITDVVYRGVGPVFWIILVIASLRAIADVRIAAVPRAQARVAPALRRGAIGSLSHMATWAGNSYWIAADGRTVVAYRVVGSVAITTAAPLGPPDDDGALRDVLGQFARFADDNGWTPVFYSVPASMTPLFRDMGWETLVVAEETVVRPGTWQTTGKKWQDVRTSINRADRAGIRAEWTTWSELPLAWASQIEQMSEEWVAEKELPEMGFTLGGVEELRDPAVRLMLAIDADDRVQAATSWLPTWQDGEVVGWTLDFMRRRPDGINGVMEFLIARSAMRMKEDGIEFMSLSAAPLAQTRAASPKGEHEDAGAGQERQESAVERILEFLADSLEPVYGFRSLLEFKRKFQPELVPLIMAYPDATALPTVGLALTRAYLPSTSVRDLTRVLRSAR, from the coding sequence ATGACGGCGCGTCCCCGCTTCCTCACGCTCCAGGGCGCCGCGCGGGCGCTCCTCACGCGCCTCGTCGCGCAGCCGGTGACGCTGGGGATCGCCGCGGTGATCCTGCTCCTCGCCGTCCTGCCCGCCGTCTCCGCCACCTGGCGCCGCGTCGTGCACCACGAGCTGGCGACGGGCTACGAGGCGGTCGTCGAGCGCGGCCACTGGTGGACCACCGCCACCGCCGCCTTCCTGACCGACGGGCCCGTGGAGCTCGTCGTCTCGCTCCTGGCGGTGCTGGTGCTCGTCGGCGTCGCGGAGCACCTCATGGGCTGGTGGCGCACGCTCCTCGGCTTCGTGCTCACCGGCACCGTCGGCTCGCTCCTCGGCATCGCGGTCCAGGCCCAGGGGCTGGTCGACGGCGAGCTCTGGTCGCACGGCGTGCGGGGCATCGCGACGGCGGATCCGCTCACCGCGGTGGCGGGCGTGCTCGCGCTCTCGAGCGCGTGGGCCGGCGTCCTGTGGCGGCGGCGCATCCGCGTGGTGCTCGGCGTCGTGGTGCTCGTGTTCCTCCTGTACTCGGGCCAGCCGAGCGACCTCTACCGGCTCCTCGCGATCCTCGTCGGGGGCGTCGTCGGCGCCCTGCTGCACCGGCCGGCGGGGGGAGCGCTCTGGCAGCGCAGCTCCCACCACGAGGTGCGCGTGATGCTCGCCGCGGTCGTCGCGATCCTCGGCACGGGCCCCGTCATCGCCCTGCTGTCCCGGAGCCGCTACGGCCCGCTCGCGCCCATCGCGCTGCTGTTCGTCGACGACCGGGTGCCGGGCGACGCGATCTCCACCCGCTGCCTGTCGAGCGACTTCACGCACGACTGCCTGCAGGAGATCATGCTGGCGCGGATCGGCGGCGGGGCCGGTCCGATCCTGCTCTCCGTGGCGCCGCTGCTGGCGCTGCTGGTCGCCGCGTACGGCCTCGCGCGCGGGCGGCGCTTCGCCGTCTGGCTCGCCGTGAGCGTCAACCTGCTCCTCGCCGTGCTGTCCGCCTACGCGTTCGGCATGCTCGTGCACCGCGACATGGTCTCGCCGCGCCTGTCCGCCTCGCCGTCCGCGCACCCGGAGGCGGTGGCCGCGCTCATCGCGTCGGTGGCGCTGCCGCTCGGCAGCGCGATCGTCCTCGTGCTCCTGCGCCGGCACTTCACCATCCTGTCGACGGCCCCGGCGATCCGGCGCTTCCTGGTGACGACGGGCGTCGCCCTGGCCGGGCTCATGGCGCTCTTCGTGGCCACGGGGCTCGCGCTCTCCGACGCCTTCACCCGGCCGGTGGACCTCAACGACCTGCTGGCCGAGGCGCCCGACCGCTTCATCCCGGCGTCGTTCCTGCGCGGCGAGTCGCTCGACTTCCTGCCGACCGACCCGATCACCGACGTCGTGTACCGCGGGGTGGGGCCGGTGTTCTGGATCATCCTGGTGATCGCGAGCCTGCGCGCCATCGCCGACGTCCGCATCGCCGCCGTGCCCCGGGCGCAGGCGCGCGTCGCGCCGGCCCTCCGCCGCGGCGCGATCGGCTCGCTGTCGCACATGGCGACGTGGGCGGGCAACTCGTACTGGATCGCCGCCGACGGACGGACGGTCGTCGCGTACCGCGTGGTGGGCAGCGTCGCCATCACGACGGCGGCGCCGCTCGGCCCGCCCGACGACGACGGGGCGCTCCGCGACGTCCTCGGCCAGTTCGCGCGCTTCGCCGACGACAACGGGTGGACCCCCGTCTTCTACAGCGTCCCCGCGTCGATGACCCCGTTGTTCCGCGACATGGGCTGGGAGACGCTCGTCGTCGCCGAGGAGACCGTCGTGCGGCCGGGCACCTGGCAGACCACGGGCAAGAAGTGGCAGGACGTGCGCACCTCCATCAACCGGGCGGACCGCGCCGGGATCCGCGCGGAGTGGACCACCTGGTCCGAGCTGCCCCTGGCGTGGGCCAGCCAGATCGAGCAGATGTCCGAGGAGTGGGTCGCCGAGAAGGAGCTGCCCGAGATGGGCTTCACGCTCGGGGGCGTGGAGGAGCTCCGCGATCCCGCCGTGCGGCTCATGCTCGCCATCGACGCCGACGACCGCGTGCAGGCCGCCACGAGCTGGCTGCCCACGTGGCAGGACGGCGAGGTCGTCGGCTGGACGCTCGACTTCATGCGCCGCCGCCCGGATGGCATCAACGGCGTGATGGAGTTCCTCATCGCCCGCTCCGCCATGCGCATGAAGGAGGACGGCATCGAGTTCATGAGCCTGTCCGCCGCGCCGCTCGCGCAGACCCGCGCGGCCTCCCCGAAGGGCGAGCACGAGGACGCCGGCGCGGGCCAGGAGCGGCAGGAGAGCGCGGTCGAGCGGATCCTCGAGTTCCTCGCCGACTCGCTGGAGCCGGTCTACGGCTTCCGCTCGCTGCTCGAGTTCAAGCGGAAGTTCCAGCCGGAGCTCGTGCCGCTGATCATGGCCTACCCGGACGCGACCGCCCTGCCGACCGTGGGCCTCGCGCTCACGCGCG
- a CDS encoding sensor histidine kinase yields the protein MLRRIPRYQLVLDVVLAAAFVAVIAPGSIGVAAASAFGVSSFATSEVSLVLVVLMGAALAVRRLAPGLSLAVAWAGAIVQMGAGAAVEPGDIAIAGVVYCTAAYGGRIVRWLGLASAIVGGVVAASYLSYASGRVPIGSAAFSSGEWTAFATLFLFLLLCAWSVLLASWTAGRLVVASRASHASRDAQEAAERDQARALQDVVVEQERNRIARDMHDVVAHSLAVVIAQADGARYARLVDPEAADDALRTISTTARQALGDVRILLAQLRHSEDDAPQPELKELSDLIDQMRSTGLVIGFVETGQPGEFGTGQQLAVYRIVQEALTNVLRHGDVAHPVEVELAWEPDGVSVSVRSRTLPDPVRPARTTTGIIALPVLPPAPATPAQPVGHGLAGMRERATLSGGRFSAGVREGVWTVSAWIPFAPATRPVPRVPVAGASVGTGADAPSRPLTIDELFPPAAAGTTTPGRPAAHVSPHRTAAARGAAASAARRARDDRPGGS from the coding sequence ATGCTCCGACGGATCCCGAGGTACCAGCTCGTCCTCGACGTCGTCCTCGCGGCGGCGTTCGTCGCCGTCATCGCTCCCGGCTCGATCGGCGTCGCGGCTGCCAGCGCGTTCGGGGTCTCCTCGTTCGCGACCTCCGAGGTCTCGCTGGTCCTCGTGGTCCTCATGGGAGCGGCCCTCGCCGTCCGTCGGCTCGCGCCAGGGCTCTCGCTCGCCGTCGCCTGGGCGGGTGCGATCGTCCAGATGGGCGCGGGAGCCGCGGTCGAGCCCGGCGACATCGCCATCGCGGGCGTCGTCTACTGCACCGCGGCCTACGGCGGGCGGATCGTCCGGTGGCTGGGCCTCGCCTCCGCCATCGTCGGCGGCGTGGTCGCCGCCTCCTACCTCTCCTACGCCTCAGGCCGCGTCCCCATCGGCAGCGCGGCGTTCAGCTCGGGGGAGTGGACCGCGTTCGCGACCCTGTTCCTGTTCCTGCTGCTGTGCGCGTGGAGCGTGCTGCTGGCGTCGTGGACGGCCGGCCGCCTCGTGGTCGCGTCCCGCGCGTCGCACGCGAGCCGCGACGCGCAGGAGGCCGCCGAGCGCGACCAGGCCCGCGCGCTGCAGGACGTCGTCGTCGAGCAGGAGCGCAACCGCATCGCCCGGGACATGCACGACGTCGTCGCCCACTCGCTCGCCGTCGTGATCGCGCAGGCCGACGGGGCGCGCTACGCCCGGCTGGTGGATCCCGAGGCCGCGGACGACGCGCTGCGCACCATCTCCACCACCGCCCGGCAGGCGCTCGGCGACGTGCGGATCCTCCTGGCGCAGCTCCGGCACAGCGAGGACGACGCCCCCCAGCCCGAGCTCAAGGAGCTGAGCGACCTCATCGACCAGATGCGCTCCACCGGCCTCGTCATCGGGTTCGTCGAGACGGGCCAGCCGGGCGAGTTCGGCACCGGGCAGCAGCTCGCGGTGTACCGGATCGTGCAGGAGGCGCTGACCAACGTGCTGCGGCACGGCGACGTCGCGCACCCCGTCGAGGTGGAGCTCGCCTGGGAGCCGGACGGCGTCTCGGTGTCGGTGCGCAGCCGGACGCTCCCGGATCCGGTGCGCCCGGCGCGCACGACGACGGGCATCATCGCCCTCCCCGTGCTGCCGCCCGCCCCCGCGACCCCGGCGCAGCCGGTCGGCCACGGCCTCGCCGGCATGCGCGAGCGCGCCACGCTGTCCGGCGGCCGGTTCTCGGCGGGCGTGCGCGAGGGCGTGTGGACCGTGTCCGCGTGGATCCCGTTCGCTCCCGCCACGCGCCCCGTGCCCCGCGTGCCCGTCGCCGGCGCGTCCGTCGGCACGGGCGCGGACGCGCCGAGCCGCCCCCTCACCATCGACGAGCTGTTCCCACCCGCGGCCGCGGGCACCACGACGCCCGGCAGGCCCGCCGCGCACGTCAGCCCGCACCGCACCGCCGCCGCCCGCGGGGCGGCCGCCTCCGCGGCGCGACGCGCGCGCGACGACCGGCCCGGCGGATCCTGA